From Candidatus Nitricoxidivorans perseverans, the proteins below share one genomic window:
- a CDS encoding ISL3 family transposase: MGAVIPAKILGLEGQVIKSVVFDEEGGRVRVICNRDRRRRPVDSRTGRRGQVNRLLRRTVRDVPIGGWPCEVEIEYAETFLSPGHVRVEQLPFVCPKARVTKRLARLIAGLARHMPISAVARHFGLSWDSVKAIECAHLAETIPIPQPQTLAGIRYLGVDEVARAKGQSYFTLVYDLSPGTHYGRILWVKEGRESAVLIEFLDALSQECAAGIKAVALDMGPAYIAAVRESLPQASIVFDRFHVMQMFNKVIRDCRRAEFKAAKTLGDLTGQQAIKGSLWLLLSNRSTLKDTDQGRLDLLLAQNQPLASLYTLKEQLQRLWHQPATPTDMAERLDDWCGMAKAAKITGLAKFVKTLQSHRSGICAYAAHPITTARLEAGNVSIALLRRRARGFRDMAYLKLKIFQLNTEDTPSFLYNCMPPALPSARLFTVGNP, from the coding sequence ATGGGAGCGGTCATCCCGGCGAAGATTTTGGGGCTTGAGGGGCAAGTGATCAAGAGCGTTGTATTCGATGAAGAGGGCGGTCGGGTGCGGGTCATCTGCAACCGTGACCGGCGCCGGCGGCCGGTGGATAGCCGCACGGGGCGGCGTGGGCAGGTCAATCGTCTGCTGCGGCGGACGGTGCGAGACGTACCCATCGGCGGCTGGCCCTGCGAAGTCGAGATCGAGTACGCCGAGACCTTTCTGTCGCCCGGCCACGTGCGCGTGGAGCAACTGCCGTTTGTCTGCCCCAAGGCGCGGGTGACGAAACGCTTGGCGCGGCTGATCGCCGGCTTGGCCCGGCACATGCCGATCTCGGCGGTGGCGCGCCATTTCGGCCTGTCCTGGGATTCGGTGAAAGCCATCGAATGCGCACACCTGGCGGAGACGATTCCAATTCCGCAGCCGCAAACCCTTGCCGGTATTCGTTACCTCGGCGTCGATGAAGTCGCCCGCGCCAAGGGACAGAGCTACTTCACCCTGGTCTATGACCTGTCGCCCGGCACCCATTACGGGCGCATCCTGTGGGTCAAGGAAGGGCGCGAGTCCGCCGTGCTGATCGAGTTCCTCGACGCCCTGTCGCAGGAGTGCGCTGCCGGCATCAAGGCCGTCGCGCTCGACATGGGGCCGGCCTACATCGCCGCCGTGCGCGAATCGCTGCCGCAGGCATCCATCGTCTTCGACCGCTTCCACGTCATGCAGATGTTCAACAAGGTGATCCGCGATTGCCGCCGCGCCGAGTTCAAGGCGGCCAAGACGCTGGGCGACCTCACCGGCCAGCAGGCGATCAAGGGCAGCCTGTGGCTGCTGCTCTCCAATCGCAGCACCCTCAAGGACACTGACCAGGGCCGGCTTGACCTGTTGCTGGCACAGAACCAACCGCTGGCTTCCCTCTACACGCTCAAGGAGCAGTTGCAGCGCCTGTGGCACCAGCCGGCCACACCGACGGACATGGCCGAGCGCCTTGACGACTGGTGCGGCATGGCCAAGGCCGCCAAGATCACGGGCCTTGCCAAGTTCGTGAAGACCTTGCAGTCCCATCGTTCCGGCATCTGCGCCTACGCCGCTCATCCGATCACCACTGCGCGACTGGAGGCCGGCAACGTCTCCATCGCCCTGCTGCGCCGCCGTGCCCGAGGCTTCCGCGATATGGCGTATCTCAAGCTCAAGATCTTCCAGTTGAACACAGAGGACACGCCTTCGTTCCTCTATAACTGCATGCCGCCCGCATTACCGTCGGCACGCTTGTTTACCGTAGGAAATCCGTGA
- a CDS encoding toll/interleukin-1 receptor domain-containing protein, with amino-acid sequence MPEEPFLSHKSEVKREVSELKDRLRLFGISCFVAHEDIHPTKAWQHEIENALASMDGFVALMTESFHESDWTDQEVGFAFARGVPMIAVRLGKDPYGFIGKFQGLSSTWSNSAEGIVKVLIKYDRMFSAYAEALRHCPNWGLFTDFLR; translated from the coding sequence TTGCCGGAAGAGCCATTTTTAAGCCATAAGTCAGAGGTGAAGAGGGAAGTCAGCGAACTCAAAGACCGTCTTCGCCTTTTCGGCATTTCCTGCTTTGTAGCGCACGAAGACATTCATCCCACGAAAGCATGGCAGCATGAAATCGAGAATGCTCTCGCCAGCATGGACGGATTCGTCGCACTAATGACGGAAAGCTTCCATGAAAGCGATTGGACGGATCAAGAGGTCGGTTTTGCGTTTGCGCGGGGAGTGCCAATGATCGCAGTGCGGCTGGGGAAAGACCCATACGGATTCATCGGCAAGTTCCAGGGACTTTCCAGTACTTGGTCAAACTCCGCCGAGGGCATTGTGAAAGTCTTGATCAAATACGATCGGATGTTTAGTGCATATGCAGAGGCGCTGCGACACTGCCCAAATTGGGGGCTGTTCACGGATTTCCTACGGTAA
- a CDS encoding DUF1829 domain-containing protein translates to MIMIDDVQRLLDDYTRWLKDKTALKQAGVDWVEVTTPHLDRHNDYLQLYIRKDGNGYLLTDDGYIINDLISSGCPLDSQKRQELLKITLAGFGVQVDGEQLLLHATPENFSLKKHNLIQAMLAVNDLFYLASPYVASLFYEDVMQWMDLSDIRYTPKIKITGKSGYDHMFDFVIPKSRQQPERIIQAVSNPKKDTAEALVFKWLDTRETRAPESRLHAFLNDSTTTVSHSVIDALKNYDLEPVLWSQREQAREALAA, encoded by the coding sequence ATGATCATGATCGACGACGTCCAGCGGCTGCTCGACGACTACACGCGATGGCTCAAGGACAAGACCGCGCTCAAGCAGGCCGGCGTCGACTGGGTGGAAGTCACGACACCGCACCTGGACCGGCATAACGATTACCTTCAGCTCTACATCCGCAAGGACGGCAACGGCTATCTGCTGACGGATGACGGTTACATCATCAACGACCTGATCAGTTCCGGCTGCCCGCTGGATAGCCAGAAGCGGCAGGAACTCCTCAAGATCACGCTTGCCGGATTTGGTGTGCAAGTCGATGGCGAACAGCTATTGCTCCACGCCACGCCGGAGAATTTCTCGCTCAAAAAACACAACCTGATTCAGGCCATGCTGGCCGTAAACGATTTGTTCTATCTGGCCTCGCCCTATGTCGCCAGCCTGTTCTACGAGGATGTGATGCAGTGGATGGATCTTTCGGATATTCGCTATACACCCAAGATAAAAATTACGGGCAAGAGTGGATATGACCACATGTTCGACTTCGTCATTCCCAAGTCGCGCCAGCAGCCCGAGCGCATCATCCAGGCGGTTAGCAACCCGAAGAAGGACACGGCAGAGGCGCTGGTGTTCAAGTGGCTGGATACGCGGGAGACAAGAGCGCCCGAGTCGCGCCTTCATGCCTTCCTCAACGACAGCACGACGACGGTGTCGCATTCGGTGATCGATGCCTTGAAGAACTATGACTTGGAGCCCGTGCTGTGGTCGCAACGCGAACAGGCAAGGGAGGCACTGGCAGCGTGA
- a CDS encoding DUF3800 domain-containing protein — MKVLFLDESGDHNLSVIDSSYPLFVLGGIIVEQEYAAGPMEDAVRDFKRRLFGRDDLVLHTADITRNRNGFERLKEREFRERFYAEINDLMRELRFQVVACVVRKDDHLSRYGVAALDPYMLSLDVLVERFCMDIGDRESGGVIVAEKRDVSLDRQLEIAWLNLKVQGTRFMQAKDIERRITGLNLRSKSSNIAALQLADLVVTPIGRTVLGKAVKEDYRIIEEKFRRSPHGRVDGYGLVVLPK; from the coding sequence GTGAAAGTTCTGTTCCTCGACGAATCGGGCGATCACAATTTGTCGGTAATCGATTCATCGTACCCGCTGTTTGTGCTGGGTGGCATCATCGTGGAGCAGGAGTATGCAGCGGGCCCGATGGAAGACGCCGTGCGCGACTTCAAGCGGCGACTGTTCGGCCGGGACGATCTGGTATTGCACACGGCCGACATCACGCGGAATCGGAACGGCTTTGAACGGTTGAAGGAGCGTGAATTCCGCGAACGCTTTTACGCGGAGATCAATGACCTCATGCGCGAATTGCGGTTCCAGGTCGTCGCCTGCGTTGTCCGCAAGGACGACCATCTGTCACGCTATGGCGTCGCGGCGCTGGACCCCTACATGTTGAGCCTGGACGTGCTGGTCGAGCGCTTCTGCATGGATATCGGCGACCGCGAATCCGGTGGCGTCATCGTCGCGGAGAAGCGGGATGTCAGTCTGGATCGCCAACTGGAAATCGCCTGGTTGAACCTCAAGGTGCAGGGCACCCGTTTCATGCAGGCGAAGGACATTGAGCGGCGCATCACGGGGCTGAACCTGCGAAGCAAGAGTTCGAATATAGCGGCGCTGCAGTTGGCCGACCTCGTGGTGACGCCGATTGGCCGCACGGTGCTCGGCAAGGCGGTAAAAGAGGACTACCGGATCATTGAGGAGAAGTTCCGGCGCAGCCCGCACGGACGTGTGGATGGCTACGGACTTGTGGTACTGCCCAAATGA
- a CDS encoding type I restriction endonuclease subunit R has protein sequence MSSFTESVVEDAALAWLEALGYAVLHGPDIAAGMPGAERSDPDYRDVVLERRVRDALATLNPVLPAEALDDAFRKLMRGDAPSLVERNRALHRMLVDGVTVEYRRKDGSIAGAQARVIDFDKPDNNDWLAVNQFTVADGQHTRRPDVVLFLNGLPLTVIELKNPADENATVWSAFQQLQTYQAQIPALFVSNAALVVSDGVQARIGSLGAGKEWFKPWRTIAGREDASVKLSELQVVLEGVFEKRRFLDLLRYFIVFEDSAVDGGGKIVKKMAGYHQFHAVNVAVEETLRAAQAQRAADAASGRYEAGHKPGGDPGDRRVGVVWHTQGSGKSLTMAFYAGRVILHPTMANPTIVVLTDRNDLDDQLFGTFARCRDLLRQPPAQAADRVDLRAKLAVASGGVVFTTIQKFFPEERGDRHPVLSDRRNIVVIADEAHRSQYDFIDGFARHMRDALPHASFVGFTGTPIEKADANTRAVFGDYISVYDIQRAVVDGATVPIYYESRLAKLELKESERPKIDPEFEEATEGEEVERREKLKSRWAQLEAVVGSENRIKLVARDLVEHFENRLATMDGKAMVVVMSRRIAVALYRELAALRPDWHGADDEQGALKVVMTGSASDPLDWQPHIRNKPRREALAARFRDASDPFRIVIVRDMWLTGFDAPSLHTMYADKPMRGHGLMQAIARVNRVFKDKPGGLVVDYLGLADELKQALATYTEAGGTGKTALDQSEAVALMLEKYEVCQGLFHGFDWSAWVSGTPQARLSLLPEAQEHILAQADGKARLLRAVTELSQGFALAVPHEEALRICDDVGFFQAVRAVLAKSMPGERKTDEELELAIRQIISRAMVSDEVVDIFAAAGLKKPDISILSDEFLTEVRGMPQRNLAVELLQKLIKGEIKARGKRNVVQARSFAELLEQAVRKYQNRAIETAQVIEELIQLAKDMRAAGARGEQLGLSDDELAFYDALETNDSAVKVLGDDTLKTIARELVATVRKNVTIDWTVRDNVRAQLRVFVKRILRKYGYPPDMQEKATQTVLEQAEVLSEGWATS, from the coding sequence GTGAGCAGTTTCACCGAATCCGTCGTCGAAGACGCCGCCCTGGCCTGGCTCGAAGCGCTCGGCTATGCGGTGCTGCACGGCCCGGACATCGCGGCGGGCATGCCGGGCGCGGAGCGCAGCGACCCGGACTATCGCGACGTGGTGCTGGAGCGGCGGGTCCGGGATGCGCTGGCGACGCTCAACCCTGTCCTGCCGGCCGAAGCACTGGACGACGCCTTCCGCAAGCTCATGCGCGGCGATGCGCCGTCATTGGTGGAGCGCAACCGCGCCCTGCACCGCATGCTGGTCGATGGCGTGACGGTGGAGTACCGCCGCAAGGATGGCTCGATTGCCGGGGCGCAGGCGCGGGTCATCGACTTCGACAAACCCGACAACAACGACTGGCTGGCCGTGAATCAGTTCACCGTGGCGGACGGGCAGCACACGCGCCGTCCGGACGTGGTGCTGTTCCTCAACGGCTTGCCGCTGACCGTGATCGAGTTGAAGAACCCCGCCGACGAAAATGCGACGGTGTGGTCGGCCTTTCAGCAGCTCCAGACCTATCAGGCCCAGATTCCGGCGCTGTTCGTCAGCAACGCGGCGCTGGTGGTTTCCGACGGTGTGCAGGCGCGCATCGGCTCGCTCGGCGCGGGCAAGGAATGGTTCAAGCCCTGGCGCACGATCGCCGGGCGCGAGGACGCCTCGGTGAAATTGTCCGAGTTGCAGGTGGTGCTGGAGGGTGTGTTCGAGAAGCGCCGTTTCCTTGACCTGCTGCGCTACTTCATCGTGTTCGAGGATTCCGCCGTCGACGGCGGTGGCAAGATCGTCAAGAAGATGGCGGGCTACCATCAGTTCCACGCGGTGAACGTGGCGGTGGAAGAAACGCTGCGCGCGGCCCAGGCGCAGCGAGCAGCGGATGCAGCCTCCGGCCGCTACGAAGCAGGGCACAAGCCCGGCGGCGACCCCGGCGACCGGCGGGTGGGCGTGGTGTGGCATACGCAGGGCTCGGGCAAGAGCCTGACCATGGCCTTCTACGCCGGCCGGGTGATCCTGCATCCAACGATGGCCAACCCGACGATCGTGGTGCTCACCGACCGCAACGACCTCGACGACCAGTTGTTCGGCACCTTCGCGCGCTGCCGCGATCTGCTGCGCCAGCCGCCGGCGCAGGCGGCCGACCGCGTTGACCTGCGCGCGAAGCTGGCCGTCGCCTCCGGCGGGGTGGTGTTCACCACCATCCAGAAGTTTTTTCCCGAAGAGCGCGGTGACCGGCACCCGGTGCTCTCGGACCGGCGCAACATCGTCGTCATCGCCGACGAGGCACACCGCAGCCAGTACGACTTCATCGACGGCTTCGCGCGGCACATGCGCGATGCCTTGCCCCACGCTTCGTTCGTCGGATTCACCGGCACGCCGATCGAGAAGGCCGACGCCAACACGCGTGCCGTGTTCGGCGACTACATCAGCGTCTACGACATCCAGCGCGCCGTCGTCGATGGCGCCACGGTGCCGATCTATTACGAGAGCCGGCTGGCGAAGCTGGAATTGAAGGAATCGGAACGACCGAAGATCGACCCCGAGTTCGAGGAGGCGACCGAAGGCGAAGAAGTCGAGCGCAGGGAAAAGCTAAAGAGCCGCTGGGCGCAGCTCGAAGCCGTGGTCGGTTCCGAGAACCGCATCAAACTCGTCGCCCGCGACCTGGTGGAGCACTTCGAGAATCGGCTGGCGACGATGGACGGCAAGGCGATGGTGGTGGTGATGAGCCGCCGCATCGCCGTCGCGCTGTACCGCGAGCTGGCGGCCTTGCGCCCGGACTGGCATGGCGCGGACGATGAGCAAGGCGCGCTGAAAGTCGTGATGACCGGCTCGGCCTCGGATCCGCTCGACTGGCAGCCACATATTCGCAACAAGCCGCGGCGCGAGGCGCTGGCGGCGCGCTTTCGCGACGCGAGCGACCCGTTCAGGATCGTGATCGTGCGCGACATGTGGCTCACCGGCTTCGACGCGCCTTCGCTGCACACGATGTACGCCGACAAGCCGATGCGCGGCCACGGCCTGATGCAGGCGATCGCCCGCGTCAACCGCGTGTTCAAGGACAAGCCCGGCGGACTGGTGGTGGACTACCTCGGCCTCGCCGACGAGCTGAAGCAGGCGCTGGCGACCTACACGGAGGCGGGAGGCACCGGCAAGACCGCGCTTGACCAGAGTGAGGCCGTGGCCTTGATGCTGGAGAAGTACGAAGTCTGCCAGGGGCTGTTCCATGGCTTCGATTGGAGCGCGTGGGTCAGCGGCACGCCGCAGGCCCGGCTCTCTCTGCTGCCCGAGGCGCAGGAACATATCCTCGCCCAGGCGGACGGCAAGGCGCGGCTACTGCGTGCCGTTACCGAATTGTCCCAAGGCTTCGCGCTCGCGGTGCCGCACGAAGAAGCGCTGCGCATTTGCGACGACGTCGGTTTTTTCCAGGCGGTGCGCGCGGTCCTCGCCAAGAGCATGCCCGGCGAACGCAAGACGGACGAGGAACTTGAACTCGCCATACGGCAGATCATTTCCCGGGCAATGGTCTCCGACGAGGTCGTGGACATCTTTGCGGCGGCGGGTCTCAAGAAACCGGATATCTCGATCCTGTCGGACGAGTTTCTGACCGAGGTGCGCGGCATGCCCCAGCGCAATCTCGCCGTCGAGCTGCTGCAGAAGCTGATCAAGGGCGAGATCAAGGCGCGGGGCAAGCGCAACGTGGTCCAGGCGCGCTCGTTCGCGGAGCTTCTCGAACAGGCGGTGCGCAAGTACCAGAACCGCGCCATCGAAACGGCCCAGGTGATCGAGGAGCTGATCCAGCTTGCAAAAGACATGCGAGCGGCCGGCGCGCGCGGCGAGCAACTCGGCCTTTCGGATGACGAACTGGCTTTCTACGACGCGCTGGAAACCAACGACAGCGCGGTCAAGGTGCTCGGCGATGACACGCTCAAGACGATTGCCCGCGAGCTGGTCGCGACCGTGCGCAAGAACGTGACCATCGACTGGACCGTTCGCGACAACGTCCGGGCGCAACTGCGGGTCTTCGTGAAGCGCATCCTGCGCAAGTACGGCTACCCGCCGGACATGCAGGAGAAAGCGACGCAGACGGTGCTGGAACAGGCCGAAGTGCTGTCCGAGGGGTGGGCCACGTCATGA
- the panC gene encoding pantoate--beta-alanine ligase, with protein sequence MRIHETIAGLRAALKSAGRVALVPTMGNLHEGHIALMKQARGHGDSVVATIFVNRLQFRPGEDFEKYPRTFAADCEKLEAAGVDFLFAPTEAEMYPRPQGFHVEPPPELANILEGEFRPGHFRGVATVVMKLFQIVQPDAALFGKKDWQQLAVIRAMVRDLNLPIEIVAGETVRAPDGLALSSRNGYLSEAERAEAPRLHRVLTKVVEAIRAGNRDRAGLEAAAVAELRAAGWIPDYIAVRNRIDLQLPPRHESIDPGEADLIVLAAARLGSTRLIDNLEV encoded by the coding sequence ATGCGGATCCACGAAACCATCGCCGGCCTGCGCGCCGCACTGAAATCCGCCGGCCGCGTTGCACTGGTGCCGACCATGGGCAACCTGCACGAGGGCCACATCGCGCTGATGAAGCAGGCGCGCGGCCACGGCGATTCGGTGGTGGCGACCATCTTCGTCAACCGGCTCCAGTTCCGCCCCGGCGAGGACTTCGAGAAATACCCGCGCACCTTCGCGGCCGACTGCGAAAAGCTCGAGGCGGCCGGCGTCGATTTTCTCTTCGCGCCGACCGAGGCCGAAATGTACCCGCGGCCGCAGGGCTTCCACGTCGAGCCGCCGCCGGAACTGGCGAACATCCTCGAGGGCGAATTCCGCCCCGGCCATTTCCGGGGCGTGGCCACCGTGGTCATGAAGCTGTTCCAGATCGTACAGCCGGACGCGGCGCTGTTCGGCAAGAAGGACTGGCAGCAGCTCGCGGTCATCCGCGCCATGGTGCGGGACCTGAACCTGCCCATCGAGATCGTGGCCGGGGAGACGGTGCGGGCTCCGGACGGGCTGGCGCTGTCCTCGCGCAACGGCTATCTCTCCGAAGCGGAGCGGGCCGAGGCCCCCAGGCTGCACCGGGTTCTGACGAAAGTCGTGGAGGCGATCCGGGCCGGAAACCGCGACCGGGCGGGGCTCGAAGCCGCCGCCGTCGCCGAATTGCGGGCGGCTGGCTGGATTCCGGACTATATTGCGGTACGTAATCGGATTGATCTACAATTGCCGCCCCGCCACGAATCCATCGATCCGGGCGAGGCCGACCTCATAGTGCTGGCCGCGGCGCGGCTGGGAAGTACCCGACTCATCGACAACCTGGAAGTCTAG
- a CDS encoding aspartate 1-decarboxylase, which yields MQRMMLKSKLHRVTVTQAELHYEGSCAIDEDLLDAADIREYQQIEVWNINNGERFTTYAIKAERGSGTISVNGAAARKASAGDLLIIATFASYNEIELARFKPDLVYVDARNRITHHSRNIPAQSAAQAA from the coding sequence ATGCAACGCATGATGCTGAAATCCAAGCTGCACCGCGTCACCGTCACGCAGGCCGAGCTCCATTACGAGGGTTCCTGCGCCATCGACGAGGACCTGCTCGACGCGGCCGACATCCGGGAATACCAGCAGATCGAGGTCTGGAACATCAACAACGGCGAGCGGTTCACCACCTACGCCATCAAGGCCGAGCGCGGTTCCGGAACGATTTCGGTCAATGGAGCTGCCGCCCGCAAGGCCTCCGCCGGCGACCTGCTGATCATCGCAACCTTCGCCTCCTACAACGAGATCGAGCTGGCCCGGTTCAAGCCGGACCTGGTGTATGTGGATGCGAGGAACCGCATCACGCATCATAGTAGGAACATTCCGGCACAATCCGCAGCCCAGGCCGCCTGA
- a CDS encoding TolC family outer membrane protein, whose product MYRKTWLFFLLALPALAAAQVQTLRDAAQQAVLSHPEVQSRWHAYKAAAEEREVAFGSYLPKVDLTAAAGQEDRNDPNMNRSYSRSSTALTLTQMLYDGFGTRSEVARLDYARRVRLFELQDTSETIALEAARAYLDVLRYRNLVVLAEDNYVRHRSVLEQIQQKVQAGVGRKVDLEQASGRLALAEANLLTETSNLHDVSARFQRLVGAAPGQELAEPPLMIKGLPDGVKAAVETLQRRHPALRAAIENVRSAQAAADVRKAAYQPRVDLRLKSERGSDLNGYIGSHATDTAEVVLTWNLFNGKSDIARSRQYAEQLNVARDLRDKTCRDTRQTLSIAYNDILKLREQLGYLDQHQVSIEKARDAYRKQFDIGQRTLLDLLDSENELFQAKRAYANAEYDLGIAHARAQAGIGTLLGALGLSRIEQDMQPEVESWDSAEEADERCPVETPTLYVANKAALDARAMEMLKDLAPQPPEAPSVREEPPAAEAEIAQAIEAWAKAWSSRDLQAYLDAYAPAFAPTDGGSRKAWAGKRKRIIERAGDIQLDIADVKVAVRDAGHAAATFRQTYRAAGYADVTLKTLEWEKLDGRWLIVKEVAKALPAVTGR is encoded by the coding sequence ATGTACCGCAAGACATGGTTGTTCTTTTTGCTGGCGTTGCCGGCCTTGGCGGCCGCGCAGGTTCAGACGCTCAGGGACGCCGCACAGCAGGCGGTATTGAGCCATCCCGAAGTCCAGTCGCGCTGGCACGCCTACAAGGCGGCGGCGGAAGAGCGGGAAGTGGCCTTCGGAAGCTACCTGCCAAAGGTGGACCTGACGGCGGCGGCGGGGCAAGAGGATCGCAACGATCCCAACATGAACAGGAGTTACAGCCGTTCCTCCACCGCCCTGACCTTGACCCAGATGCTCTACGACGGCTTCGGCACCCGGAGCGAAGTCGCTCGCCTCGACTACGCCCGGCGGGTGCGCCTGTTCGAACTCCAGGACACCTCCGAGACCATCGCCCTCGAAGCCGCCCGCGCCTACCTCGACGTCCTGCGCTACCGCAATCTGGTCGTGCTGGCCGAGGACAACTACGTCCGCCACCGCTCCGTGCTGGAACAGATCCAGCAGAAAGTGCAGGCCGGCGTCGGCCGCAAGGTCGACCTGGAACAGGCCTCCGGTCGGCTGGCTCTGGCCGAAGCCAACCTGTTGACGGAAACCTCCAACCTGCATGACGTCAGCGCCCGCTTTCAGCGGCTCGTCGGCGCCGCCCCCGGCCAGGAACTCGCCGAACCTCCCCTCATGATCAAGGGCCTGCCGGACGGCGTCAAAGCGGCCGTTGAAACGCTCCAGCGCCGGCATCCCGCCCTGCGCGCCGCCATCGAGAACGTCCGCTCCGCCCAAGCCGCCGCCGACGTGCGCAAGGCCGCCTACCAGCCGCGCGTCGATCTTCGCCTCAAGAGTGAACGGGGCAGCGACCTGAACGGTTACATCGGATCGCATGCCACCGATACCGCCGAAGTCGTCCTCACCTGGAACCTCTTCAACGGCAAGAGCGACATCGCTCGCTCGCGCCAGTACGCCGAGCAACTCAACGTCGCCCGCGACCTGAGGGACAAGACCTGCCGGGACACCCGGCAGACCCTGTCCATCGCCTACAACGACATCCTCAAGCTCAGGGAACAACTGGGCTACCTGGATCAGCACCAGGTCTCCATCGAAAAGGCTCGGGACGCCTACCGTAAGCAATTCGACATCGGCCAGCGCACACTGCTCGACTTGCTCGACTCCGAGAATGAGTTGTTCCAGGCCAAGCGCGCTTATGCCAACGCCGAATACGACCTGGGCATCGCCCATGCCCGCGCTCAAGCCGGCATCGGCACCCTGCTGGGCGCCCTCGGCCTGTCCCGGATCGAGCAGGATATGCAGCCGGAGGTCGAATCATGGGACAGTGCCGAAGAAGCGGACGAACGATGCCCGGTCGAAACGCCGACGCTCTATGTCGCCAACAAGGCGGCCCTGGATGCCCGGGCCATGGAAATGCTCAAGGACCTGGCGCCGCAGCCCCCGGAGGCGCCGTCGGTGCGGGAGGAGCCGCCGGCTGCCGAGGCCGAGATTGCGCAGGCGATCGAGGCATGGGCCAAGGCCTGGTCGAGTCGCGACCTGCAAGCCTATCTGGACGCCTACGCTCCGGCCTTCGCGCCGACCGACGGCGGCAGCCGGAAAGCCTGGGCAGGCAAGCGCAAGCGCATCATCGAGCGGGCTGGCGATATCCAGTTGGATATCGCCGACGTCAAAGTCGCCGTACGCGATGCCGGCCATGCCGCCGCCACTTTCAGGCAGACCTATCGCGCCGCCGGCTACGCCGACGTGACGCTCAAGACCTTGGAGTGGGAAAAACTCGACGGCCGCTGGCTTATCGTCAAGGAAGTGGCCAAGGCGCTGCCGGCCGTTACCGGGCGGTAG
- a CDS encoding transglutaminase-like cysteine peptidase: MTAIRHRDRSVTVAHHPGGWRPVLAAVAGSAIVGAACALDFDRLLAGIGQRFGPAAVASFRDWRRLLDEAPALSVPDKLRRVNEFFNRRILFLDDIKVWGQSDYWATPLETIGKGQGDCEDFTIAKYYTLLNAGMPNENLRLVYVKARIGGPSSTVQQAHMVLAWYATPDAEPLVLDNLITDIRPASRRPDLQPVFSFNSQGIWQGAGGGAPSAAAGPGRLSRWQDLLQRARAEGFD; encoded by the coding sequence ATGACCGCCATCCGACACCGGGATCGCTCAGTCACCGTGGCGCACCATCCGGGCGGCTGGCGGCCGGTTCTGGCGGCGGTTGCGGGAAGCGCCATCGTTGGCGCCGCATGCGCGCTCGATTTCGACCGCCTGCTGGCCGGCATCGGCCAGAGGTTCGGACCGGCGGCCGTCGCGTCGTTCCGGGATTGGCGCCGACTGCTCGATGAAGCCCCCGCCCTTTCCGTCCCGGACAAGCTCAGGCGCGTCAACGAGTTCTTCAATCGGCGCATCCTTTTCCTGGACGACATCAAGGTGTGGGGGCAGAGTGACTACTGGGCCACCCCCCTGGAAACCATCGGCAAGGGGCAGGGCGATTGCGAGGACTTCACCATCGCCAAGTATTACACCCTGCTCAATGCCGGCATGCCAAACGAGAACCTGAGGCTGGTCTACGTCAAGGCCCGCATCGGCGGGCCTTCCAGCACCGTACAGCAGGCCCACATGGTGCTGGCCTGGTACGCCACGCCTGATGCCGAGCCGCTGGTGCTCGACAACCTGATCACCGACATCCGCCCCGCCAGCCGTCGTCCGGACCTGCAACCGGTGTTCAGCTTCAACAGCCAGGGCATCTGGCAGGGCGCCGGCGGCGGGGCGCCAAGCGCCGCCGCCGGCCCCGGCCGCCTGTCGCGCTGGCAGGACCTCCTGCAACGCGCCCGCGCCGAAGGATTTGATTGA